Proteins from a genomic interval of Oceanispirochaeta crateris:
- a CDS encoding ATP-binding cassette domain-containing protein has translation MISLSNISHTYGSVKALDRVTWEMQPGEIHALIGEHGAGKSSLAHILSGFIQLKGEIFWKGELISPLNDQKARSLGIAFVTQGTELFNHLSVAYNLFNNHKDVFPGFFISQRKILAAAESYLRETGCTISPTKIVGDLSLPEKVMINILRQLHTKPELLILDEAIEKLTAIDLDLVLKLIRKMRDRGGTILFITHRIDDVYEFADRVTILRNGSVLITESVKNIDKINLIKLAYTQIVRNKSLTKLDKDFYHLLKYNEAILEFLPLALLVVNGEGHVKLLNHYGETFFHKKREVLLEAPFSEVFAEEDRGFSDEIYKILETKKWENLYQKHITIAGNKICCNVVIYPILDGNYYLGSIIIVDDISEQEKMREKIHFSEKLASIGLLAAGVAHEINNPLEIINNYLDVLKNRISNEESKTFLGYMEDELDSIEQIVSNLITFSEKNRYQDEKLNLQALVEQMLLLIKPNALQRGISIAVEIKTENPVILANRVKIKQVFLNILKNAFDAMPDGGEIHLVMDNKDNKFVRIRLLDSGIGLGERDIKDILLPFYTTKQEKEENMGLGLSIVFGILESYGGSIEIKNRRQVSGCEVTMILPLLKEKTDQPAG, from the coding sequence TTGATATCACTTTCGAATATCTCCCATACTTATGGATCTGTCAAAGCTCTGGATCGGGTCACCTGGGAGATGCAGCCCGGAGAGATACATGCCCTCATCGGGGAACATGGTGCCGGAAAGTCCTCCCTGGCTCATATTCTCAGCGGATTCATACAGCTCAAAGGTGAGATTTTCTGGAAAGGAGAACTTATATCTCCCTTAAATGACCAGAAAGCGCGGTCACTGGGAATAGCCTTTGTGACCCAGGGAACAGAGCTGTTCAATCACCTTTCGGTTGCCTACAACCTATTCAACAACCACAAGGATGTTTTCCCCGGATTTTTCATAAGCCAGAGAAAGATACTGGCAGCAGCCGAATCCTATCTCAGGGAAACCGGCTGTACCATTTCTCCCACTAAAATTGTAGGAGACCTGTCACTCCCAGAGAAAGTTATGATCAATATCCTCAGACAGCTCCATACAAAACCCGAATTGCTGATCCTGGATGAAGCCATTGAAAAACTGACGGCTATAGACCTGGACCTTGTTCTCAAACTGATCCGGAAGATGAGAGACCGAGGGGGGACAATTCTTTTCATCACCCATAGAATCGATGATGTATATGAATTTGCAGACAGGGTGACGATCCTCAGGAATGGATCGGTTCTAATTACCGAATCAGTCAAAAACATTGATAAAATCAATCTAATCAAGTTGGCATATACCCAGATTGTTCGCAATAAATCCCTGACAAAGCTGGATAAGGATTTTTATCATCTATTGAAATACAATGAAGCCATCCTTGAATTTCTCCCTCTGGCACTTCTAGTTGTCAACGGGGAAGGTCATGTAAAACTCCTGAATCATTATGGAGAAACTTTCTTTCATAAAAAGAGGGAGGTCCTTCTGGAAGCCCCCTTTTCTGAAGTATTCGCCGAAGAAGACAGGGGCTTCTCTGATGAAATATATAAAATACTGGAAACCAAAAAATGGGAAAACCTCTATCAGAAACACATCACAATTGCCGGAAATAAGATCTGTTGCAATGTGGTGATTTACCCCATTTTGGACGGAAACTACTATTTGGGAAGCATCATCATCGTTGATGACATAAGCGAACAGGAAAAGATGAGGGAAAAAATCCATTTTTCCGAAAAACTGGCGTCCATAGGTTTATTGGCGGCCGGAGTAGCCCATGAAATTAATAATCCTCTTGAAATCATTAACAATTATCTGGATGTACTGAAAAATCGAATCTCAAATGAGGAATCTAAGACATTTCTGGGCTATATGGAAGATGAGCTGGACTCGATAGAACAGATTGTCAGCAATCTGATTACTTTTTCAGAAAAGAACCGCTATCAGGACGAGAAGCTCAACCTTCAGGCCCTTGTAGAACAAATGCTACTCCTTATAAAACCCAATGCTCTCCAGCGGGGAATCTCCATAGCGGTTGAAATCAAAACCGAAAATCCAGTGATTTTGGCCAACAGAGTAAAAATAAAGCAGGTGTTTCTAAATATTTTAAAAAATGCTTTTGATGCCATGCCCGATGGAGGTGAGATCCACTTGGTCATGGACAACAAAGATAATAAATTTGTGAGGATTCGTCTGCTGGATTCCGGGATAGGACTGGGAGAAAGGGATATCAAAGATATTCTTTTGCCCTTTTATACGACAAAACAGGAAA
- a CDS encoding sigma-54-dependent transcriptional regulator, whose amino-acid sequence MTNNSYILIVDDKQKVQDSLALSLNGRGFKTQKASTLEEGWKKIQMEKIQLALVDVCLGDENGLDLLLKIQDHQLSIPVIMFTGYGTIETAIEAIKLGAFNYLQKPVKIEQLVASINTALKMYSLEEENKKLQDQIDEEETLIIDDPSMIDLRHRTIKLASTELPILIQGESGTGKEMFADLLHKHSNRRDCPMIKVNCAALPDALLDDELFGHEKGAFTGASNGFKGVFERAHGGTLFLDELGDMSLSTQAKILRAIQNNEVKRIGSDKIIKVDVRFIAATNKDLDALIAGKKFREDLYYRLNTAILQIPPVRERRNEVLLLAKHFLSRCKNNSKTAFSLSPQTVDFLLRYDWPGNVRELKSTIQYAAAIAGSSVIEIDDLPRKITHSLKQGTRGNLHQEMEEELICKTLKECDNNKKQAAALLGISRATLYNKLREYQI is encoded by the coding sequence TTGACAAATAATTCTTATATTTTAATAGTTGATGACAAACAGAAGGTACAAGATAGCCTGGCTCTCTCTTTGAACGGAAGAGGTTTTAAGACTCAGAAAGCCTCGACTCTGGAAGAAGGCTGGAAAAAGATTCAAATGGAAAAGATTCAACTGGCTCTAGTTGATGTCTGTTTGGGTGATGAGAACGGACTGGATCTGCTTTTGAAGATCCAGGACCATCAGCTGTCAATTCCTGTTATTATGTTTACAGGCTATGGAACCATAGAAACGGCCATAGAAGCCATCAAGTTGGGAGCCTTCAACTACTTGCAAAAGCCCGTCAAAATAGAACAACTGGTCGCGTCCATCAATACAGCTTTGAAAATGTACTCCCTGGAAGAGGAAAACAAAAAACTGCAGGATCAAATCGATGAGGAAGAAACTCTGATCATTGATGATCCTTCCATGATAGACCTGCGCCATAGAACGATAAAACTGGCCTCTACGGAATTGCCCATTCTGATACAGGGAGAGAGCGGTACCGGGAAAGAAATGTTTGCCGACCTGCTCCATAAACACTCTAACCGGCGTGATTGCCCTATGATCAAGGTGAACTGCGCGGCCTTGCCTGATGCCTTACTCGATGATGAGCTATTCGGCCATGAGAAGGGGGCCTTTACAGGGGCCTCCAACGGCTTTAAAGGAGTCTTTGAACGAGCCCATGGAGGGACTCTCTTTCTGGATGAACTGGGAGACATGTCCCTCTCCACACAAGCTAAAATTCTCAGGGCCATTCAAAATAATGAGGTGAAAAGGATAGGTAGCGACAAAATCATCAAAGTGGATGTCCGCTTCATTGCAGCAACCAATAAAGATCTGGATGCTCTCATTGCCGGAAAAAAATTCCGGGAAGACCTCTACTACCGTCTCAATACTGCCATCTTACAGATTCCTCCTGTGCGGGAACGACGGAATGAGGTTCTTCTGTTGGCAAAGCATTTTCTGTCACGGTGCAAAAACAATTCAAAGACAGCGTTCTCCCTGTCTCCTCAAACAGTTGATTTTTTACTTCGATATGACTGGCCCGGAAATGTTCGAGAATTGAAAAGCACCATCCAATACGCCGCGGCCATAGCCGGGTCTTCTGTGATTGAAATAGACGACCTTCCCCGAAAAATCACACACTCCCTCAAACAGGGAACAAGAGGGAATCTTCATCAGGAAATGGAAGAAGAGCTGATTTGTAAAACCCTCAAGGAGTGTGACAACAACAAGAAGCAGGCGGCGGCCCTTCTGGGAATCAGCAGAGCCACACTCTACAACAAATTGAGGGAGTATCAGATCTAG